A stretch of Campylobacter showae DNA encodes these proteins:
- the rfaE1 gene encoding D-glycero-beta-D-manno-heptose-7-phosphate kinase, protein MREVRALVAGDLMLDHYIWGSCERISPEAPVQVVKIKNETKRLGGAGNVVLNLLSLGAKVGVMSVLGDDETGDEIERILREQGAKPEFIKREIGRTSSIKSRVMATHQQVVRIDKESVEAVTCEDELAANFARALEGYDVALLSDYGKGVLTSALCQKLIKACADAGKPVLIDPKGADYSKYKGATLLTPNKKEAGEAVGFKIENDEQLFTALNLLKNELNLTHSLITISEEGIALLEDAQAVKFPALAKEVFDVTGAGDTVLATLGVMLGAGEGIKKAIETANLAAAVVVAKVGSATASFEEINELVRRKNAAGFEEKIKSADELAATLANRGEKRLVFTNGCFDILHAGHVSYLAKAREFGDILVVGLNSDASVRALKGDARPVNSQTDRATVLAALGAVDYVTIFDELTPLNLIEKLRPDVLVKGADYEGKEVVGSSVVKDVRLVEFVAGKSTSATIKRIKNEDS, encoded by the coding sequence ATGCGTGAAGTACGTGCTTTAGTCGCGGGCGATCTGATGCTCGATCACTACATCTGGGGCAGTTGCGAGCGTATCTCGCCCGAAGCTCCCGTGCAGGTGGTAAAGATAAAAAACGAAACCAAACGCCTAGGCGGAGCTGGCAACGTGGTGCTAAATTTGCTTTCATTAGGCGCGAAAGTGGGCGTCATGAGCGTGCTAGGCGACGACGAGACGGGCGACGAGATAGAGCGGATCTTACGGGAGCAGGGTGCTAAGCCTGAGTTTATCAAGCGCGAGATCGGCCGCACGAGCTCGATAAAAAGCCGCGTGATGGCGACGCATCAGCAAGTCGTGCGTATCGATAAAGAAAGCGTCGAAGCCGTAACGTGCGAGGACGAGCTGGCGGCAAATTTCGCCCGCGCGCTGGAGGGCTACGACGTCGCGCTGCTATCTGACTACGGCAAGGGCGTGCTGACGTCTGCGCTGTGCCAAAAGCTCATAAAAGCCTGCGCGGATGCGGGCAAACCGGTGCTAATCGATCCAAAAGGCGCGGACTACTCGAAATATAAGGGCGCTACTCTACTAACGCCCAATAAAAAAGAAGCGGGCGAGGCCGTGGGGTTTAAGATAGAAAACGACGAGCAGCTTTTTACGGCGCTAAATTTGCTAAAAAACGAGCTAAATTTGACCCATTCGCTAATCACGATCTCGGAGGAGGGCATCGCGCTTTTGGAGGACGCTCAGGCGGTTAAATTCCCGGCTCTGGCAAAAGAGGTCTTTGATGTAACTGGCGCGGGAGATACGGTGCTAGCGACGCTGGGCGTGATGCTGGGTGCTGGCGAAGGTATCAAAAAGGCGATCGAGACGGCAAATTTAGCCGCCGCGGTCGTCGTGGCTAAGGTCGGCTCGGCCACGGCTAGCTTTGAGGAGATAAACGAACTCGTGCGCCGTAAAAACGCTGCAGGCTTTGAGGAGAAAATCAAAAGCGCGGACGAACTAGCCGCGACGCTGGCAAACCGCGGCGAAAAGCGGCTGGTTTTTACAAACGGTTGCTTTGATATCCTGCACGCGGGGCACGTGAGCTATCTAGCGAAGGCGCGGGAATTTGGCGATATACTAGTCGTCGGGCTAAACTCCGACGCCTCGGTGCGCGCGCTAAAGGGCGACGCTCGCCCCGTAAATTCGCAGACCGACCGCGCTACCGTGCTGGCGGCGCTTGGGGCTGTTGATTACGTGACGATATTTGACGAGTTAACGCCTCTAAATTTGATCGAAAAACTGCGCCCCGACGTGCTCGTAAAGGGTGCGGACTACGAAGGTAAAGAAGTCGTCGGCAGTAGCGTCGTAAAAGACGTGCGGCTAGTGGAGTTCGTAGCGGGCAAAAGCACGAGCGCGACGATAAAAAGGATAAAAAATGAAGACTCTTGA
- a CDS encoding DUF1566 domain-containing protein, with the protein MKEIFVVLFCGVFLAVGIIINYYEIRPKKIIKELTQRIINGRIGIESGFIDSKYGIVKDDVYNLIWQDNQDIYKASLSQAIKYCDELDYAGYNDWRLPTVNELLSITDDDRHSPAVNSIFNHTGYEEIGNGKLLYGLYWSSTKYKHSFGRAWLINFDNGENVEQEMSYYAFVRCVRQY; encoded by the coding sequence ATGAAAGAAATTTTTGTAGTTCTTTTTTGTGGTGTATTTTTGGCAGTTGGAATAATTATTAACTATTATGAAATTCGCCCGAAAAAGATTATTAAAGAATTGACTCAAAGAATTATAAATGGCAGAATCGGTATCGAATCTGGCTTTATAGATAGTAAGTATGGTATTGTAAAAGACGATGTTTATAATTTAATATGGCAAGATAATCAAGATATATATAAAGCTTCACTTAGTCAAGCTATTAAATATTGTGACGAGCTTGACTATGCAGGTTATAATGATTGGAGGCTTCCAACCGTAAATGAGCTTTTAAGCATAACTGATGATGATAGACATAGTCCTGCTGTAAATAGCATATTTAATCATACAGGATATGAAGAAATAGGTAATGGAAAGTTATTATATGGACTATATTGGAGTTCTACAAAGTATAAACACTCCTTTGGTCGTGCATGGCTTATAAATTTTGATAATGGTGAAAATGTTGAGCAAGAAATGTCTTATTACGCCTTTGTTAGATGCGTTAGACAATATTAA
- a CDS encoding cation diffusion facilitator family transporter: protein MMDFKDGKREKTIIKTALIGIVTNFFLAGAKIFIAMVSNSVALISDAVNNLSDAGSSIITIFGSKLASKMPDEDHPYGYGRTEYIGGLIVSVIVLMLGFQFLKTSIENIFAPEPTSFTMPFLAFLFCAIFVKFALGFYYKKIGKQTKSISLIAVGQEALGDAIISCVILVSAALSYFVDIQIDGYAGALASLVIIINGVLLIKETFDKIIGQRVEKEISDEIYAAVNRCEIVRGAYDLILHNYGAQRYVGSVNVEIDEHLPLSEVSQRLNELQIKIYKIYRIYLVFGVYSVNLGQDESRACVANLLSEFSSVRGFHAFFIDTKKKSVRFDVVVDFAEKNLSRLRAQIERKVALSFPGYKIFIVIDREFA from the coding sequence ATGATGGATTTTAAAGACGGCAAGCGCGAAAAAACGATCATAAAAACCGCGCTTATCGGCATAGTTACGAATTTTTTCTTAGCTGGAGCGAAAATCTTTATCGCTATGGTCTCAAACTCGGTCGCGCTGATATCAGACGCCGTAAATAACCTTAGCGATGCAGGCTCAAGTATTATCACGATATTTGGCTCAAAACTAGCTAGCAAGATGCCCGACGAAGACCACCCCTACGGCTACGGCAGGACCGAGTATATCGGCGGTCTTATAGTCTCGGTTATCGTGCTGATGCTTGGATTTCAGTTCCTAAAAACTTCTATCGAAAACATCTTTGCACCTGAGCCCACCAGCTTTACGATGCCGTTTTTAGCGTTTTTGTTCTGCGCGATATTCGTCAAATTTGCGCTCGGCTTTTACTATAAAAAGATCGGCAAACAAACCAAATCTATCTCGCTTATAGCCGTCGGACAGGAAGCTTTGGGTGATGCGATCATATCGTGCGTGATCTTGGTTTCGGCCGCGCTTTCCTACTTCGTCGATATCCAGATAGACGGCTATGCGGGCGCTCTGGCGTCGCTTGTTATTATCATAAACGGCGTACTTTTGATAAAAGAAACCTTTGATAAAATCATCGGCCAGCGCGTCGAAAAAGAGATCAGCGACGAAATTTACGCCGCCGTAAATCGCTGCGAGATCGTGCGCGGCGCATACGACCTGATCCTGCACAACTACGGCGCTCAGCGATACGTGGGCTCGGTAAACGTCGAAATAGACGAGCATTTGCCCCTTAGCGAGGTTTCGCAGAGGCTAAACGAGCTTCAGATTAAGATTTATAAAATTTACAGGATTTATCTGGTTTTTGGCGTTTATAGCGTAAATTTGGGGCAGGACGAGAGCCGCGCCTGTGTGGCAAATTTACTCTCGGAGTTTAGCAGCGTGCGCGGATTTCACGCGTTTTTTATAGATACTAAGAAAAAGAGCGTGAGGTTTGACGTAGTGGTCGATTTTGCCGAGAAAAACCTAAGCCGGCTGCGCGCCCAAATCGAGCGTAAAGTCGCGCTAAGCTTTCCGGGGTATAAAATTTTCATCGTGATAGATAGGGAGTTTGCGTGA
- the gmhB gene encoding D-glycero-beta-D-manno-heptose 1,7-bisphosphate 7-phosphatase — protein MDKTKLKTQPQKALFLDRDGVINEDAGYVYRREDFVFKDGIFAALREFAKAGYALVVVTNQSGIGRGYYTLEQFDELCGFMLGEFEKEGVKIEKIYFCPHAPEADCLCRKPKPGMLLNAANELNINLARSIMIGDKDSDVQAGQSAGVGINLKLDDRLKSVAEALEFLKKEGKI, from the coding sequence ATGGATAAAACAAAGCTTAAAACGCAGCCGCAAAAGGCGCTATTTCTCGATCGCGACGGCGTGATAAACGAGGATGCGGGCTATGTTTATAGGCGCGAGGATTTCGTTTTTAAAGATGGTATTTTCGCAGCTTTGAGAGAGTTTGCCAAGGCTGGCTACGCGCTAGTTGTGGTGACGAATCAATCAGGCATCGGGCGAGGCTACTACACGCTAGAGCAGTTTGACGAGCTTTGCGGGTTTATGCTGGGCGAGTTTGAAAAAGAGGGCGTAAAGATAGAAAAAATTTACTTTTGCCCGCACGCGCCGGAGGCTGATTGCCTTTGCCGTAAACCAAAGCCAGGCATGCTGCTAAATGCCGCAAACGAGCTAAACATCAACCTTGCGCGCTCAATCATGATAGGCGATAAGGATAGCGACGTGCAGGCGGGGCAGAGTGCCGGCGTCGGGATAAATTTAAAGCTGGACGACCGGCTAAAAAGCGTGGCTGAGGCGCTAGAGTTTTTAAAAAAAGAAGGAAAAATATGA
- a CDS encoding heavy metal translocating P-type ATPase, whose amino-acid sequence MGKFKCAHCRGEFERKALIERGGELFCCEGCAGVYEILNSSGLGEFYERLGKTTLNPARGAKNAAQKSQEDLAAIYQNYVKNENGFSKISLIIEGIHCSACVWLNEKILFAQKGILEVNINSVNNKALIVWDENEVNLAQIFALIHSVGYEPYPYDAQAQEQRLAGQRREFYARLLVGIFCTMNIMWLAVAQYGGYFTGMRADVRSIINFAEFILATPVLFYTGSGFFRGAWGALKNKTQNMDSLIVTGTLAAYIFSIYAMFSRRGETYFDSVAMIITFVFIGKYLEILSKKKAADTLDNLNSLNLNSVSVKNGDEITLKSAQEVRVGELVVVRAGERVLLDGIVISGAASFDLSSLSGESAPAYLSAKEGENEIKSGSVCVDGTLVYKVGAVFSESVLARIINLLETAAAKKPRIQALADAIAARFSAAITALALATFAFWFWRTGELSAALIVAISVVVISCPCALGLATPVSTLVALGAGFRRGILFKEARIIESLAKCDTAVFDKTGTLTSGRLKVSKFTHAGKFDANALFSLVSGSDHPVSRAVGKYLRANFRDLKLLELSGFENIAARGTQAKLDGINLAGGSEKFMRELGLYDGEAARGTCYFFAEDGQIAAVFELEESLKEGAKECVDALKNAGMRVAMLTGDNEYAAKRVAEGLGVGETVANALPTDKAAYVERLAQQGRNVLMVGDGINDAAALALSSVAVCMGSGAAVSIAKSDVVLMRDDPASLAAAVALARRTYCIVRQNLAFSLVYNAVTIPLAMAGYVAPAVAALSMSLSSVAVVLNAMRARSER is encoded by the coding sequence ATGGGCAAATTTAAGTGCGCGCATTGCAGGGGCGAATTTGAGCGCAAGGCGCTGATAGAGCGCGGCGGGGAGCTGTTTTGCTGCGAGGGATGCGCGGGAGTTTACGAGATACTTAACTCAAGCGGGCTTGGCGAGTTTTACGAAAGGCTTGGCAAAACTACGCTAAATCCCGCTCGGGGCGCAAAAAACGCGGCGCAAAAGTCGCAAGAAGACCTCGCGGCTATTTATCAAAATTATGTCAAAAACGAGAACGGATTTAGTAAAATCTCGCTCATCATCGAGGGCATCCACTGCTCGGCTTGCGTCTGGCTAAACGAGAAGATTTTATTTGCGCAGAAGGGAATTTTAGAAGTAAATATAAACTCTGTTAACAATAAAGCCCTCATCGTCTGGGACGAAAACGAGGTAAATTTGGCCCAAATTTTCGCCCTCATCCACTCTGTCGGCTACGAGCCCTACCCATACGACGCGCAGGCACAGGAGCAAAGACTCGCGGGGCAGAGGCGCGAATTTTACGCTAGGCTGCTTGTCGGGATATTTTGCACGATGAACATCATGTGGCTGGCTGTCGCGCAGTACGGCGGCTACTTCACGGGTATGCGCGCCGACGTGCGCTCTATCATAAATTTCGCCGAATTTATCCTCGCTACGCCGGTGCTTTTTTACACGGGAAGCGGGTTTTTTAGGGGTGCTTGGGGCGCGCTAAAAAACAAAACGCAAAACATGGATAGCCTCATCGTTACTGGTACGCTCGCTGCCTATATCTTCTCGATATACGCGATGTTTTCTAGGCGCGGCGAGACGTATTTCGACTCGGTTGCGATGATAATCACTTTCGTATTTATCGGCAAATATCTGGAAATTTTAAGCAAGAAAAAAGCCGCCGATACGCTCGATAACCTAAACTCGTTAAATTTAAACTCCGTTAGCGTCAAAAACGGCGACGAAATAACCCTAAAAAGCGCGCAGGAGGTGCGAGTGGGCGAACTCGTAGTCGTGAGAGCGGGCGAGCGCGTGCTGCTAGACGGCATCGTCATAAGCGGTGCGGCGAGCTTTGATCTCTCTAGCCTTAGCGGCGAGAGCGCGCCAGCGTATCTGAGCGCAAAAGAGGGCGAAAACGAGATAAAAAGCGGCTCCGTGTGCGTGGACGGCACGCTGGTTTATAAGGTCGGCGCCGTCTTTAGCGAGTCGGTGCTAGCCCGTATCATAAACCTGCTCGAAACCGCCGCAGCCAAAAAGCCGCGTATTCAGGCGCTCGCAGACGCTATCGCGGCGAGGTTTTCGGCCGCTATCACGGCGCTGGCGCTAGCGACATTTGCGTTTTGGTTCTGGCGCACGGGCGAGCTATCCGCCGCGCTCATCGTCGCGATCTCGGTCGTGGTGATCTCGTGTCCCTGCGCGCTAGGACTTGCCACGCCGGTTAGCACGCTCGTCGCGCTTGGGGCGGGTTTTAGGCGCGGGATACTTTTTAAAGAAGCTCGCATCATCGAAAGTCTAGCTAAGTGCGATACGGCCGTGTTTGACAAGACCGGCACGCTCACGTCGGGGCGGCTTAAAGTGAGTAAATTTACGCACGCGGGCAAATTTGACGCAAACGCGCTTTTTTCGCTGGTTAGCGGCTCGGATCATCCAGTTAGCCGCGCCGTTGGCAAGTATCTGCGCGCAAATTTTAGGGATTTAAAACTTTTAGAGTTAAGCGGCTTTGAAAACATCGCAGCACGCGGCACGCAGGCTAAACTTGACGGCATAAATCTAGCGGGCGGTAGCGAGAAATTTATGCGAGAGCTAGGGCTTTATGACGGCGAAGCGGCGCGCGGGACTTGTTATTTTTTCGCCGAGGACGGTCAGATCGCGGCGGTATTTGAGCTAGAAGAGAGCCTAAAAGAGGGCGCCAAAGAGTGCGTAGACGCGCTAAAAAACGCCGGTATGCGCGTAGCGATGCTAACGGGCGATAACGAATACGCCGCAAAGCGCGTGGCAGAGGGGCTTGGCGTGGGCGAAACGGTCGCAAACGCGCTGCCTACGGACAAGGCCGCCTACGTGGAGAGACTGGCGCAGCAGGGGCGAAACGTGCTGATGGTAGGCGACGGGATAAACGACGCCGCCGCGCTTGCGCTATCAAGCGTGGCCGTGTGTATGGGCAGCGGAGCAGCCGTGAGTATCGCAAAAAGCGACGTCGTGCTGATGAGAGACGACCCCGCCTCGCTCGCGGCTGCCGTAGCGCTCGCGCGCAGGACCTACTGCATCGTGCGGCAAAATTTGGCCTTTTCGCTCGTTTATAACGCCGTGACGATACCGCTGGCGATGGCCGGCTACGTCGCGCCCGCCGTGGCTGCGCTATCGATGTCGCTAAGCTCGGTTGCGGTCGTGCTAAACGCGATGCGGGCTAGGAGCGAGCGATGA
- the rfaD gene encoding ADP-glyceromanno-heptose 6-epimerase: MKDIKRVVITGAAGFIGSNLAHYFDENLKDVEVLAVDKFRSDEKFSNGNLKSFGHFKNLLGFSGEIYEGDINCTKTLAMIEKFAPEAIFHEAAISDTTVTEQGELVRTNLNSFKDLLDICEKTGTRMIYASSGATYGNAKSPQRVGECEAPNNVYGFSKLKMDDLGRKYAKKGVAVVGLRYFNVYGAREFYKNKTASMVLQFGLQILSGKNPRLFEGSDKIKRDFVYIKDIVQANLLALNAPSGVYNAATGTARSFQEIVDILQRELRSNLPCEYIPNPYARSYQFHTQADIEPTKKALGYEPKFSLEDGIKDYAAEIKRIYEEEINA, from the coding sequence ATGAAAGATATAAAAAGGGTCGTGATAACGGGCGCGGCGGGCTTTATCGGCTCAAATTTGGCGCATTATTTTGACGAAAATTTAAAAGACGTAGAAGTGCTCGCCGTGGATAAATTTAGAAGCGACGAGAAATTTAGCAACGGCAATTTAAAAAGCTTCGGGCATTTTAAAAATTTGCTCGGCTTTTCGGGCGAAATTTACGAGGGCGACATAAACTGCACTAAAACGCTAGCCATGATCGAGAAATTCGCTCCCGAAGCTATCTTTCACGAGGCGGCGATCTCGGATACCACGGTAACCGAGCAAGGCGAGCTAGTAAGGACGAATCTAAATAGCTTTAAAGATCTGCTAGATATCTGCGAAAAAACGGGCACGCGCATGATATACGCAAGCTCCGGCGCCACGTACGGCAACGCAAAAAGCCCGCAAAGAGTCGGCGAATGTGAAGCACCAAATAACGTTTACGGCTTTTCAAAGCTAAAAATGGACGATCTAGGACGAAAATACGCCAAAAAAGGCGTAGCGGTCGTGGGGCTTAGATACTTTAACGTCTACGGCGCTAGGGAGTTTTATAAAAACAAAACCGCCTCGATGGTGCTGCAGTTCGGTCTGCAAATTTTAAGCGGGAAAAATCCGCGCCTCTTTGAGGGTAGCGACAAAATCAAGCGCGACTTCGTCTATATAAAAGACATCGTGCAGGCAAATTTGCTCGCTCTAAACGCGCCAAGCGGCGTGTATAACGCGGCTACCGGCACGGCAAGAAGCTTCCAAGAGATCGTGGATATACTGCAGCGCGAGCTGAGGTCGAATTTGCCTTGCGAATACATCCCAAACCCGTATGCGCGCTCCTATCAGTTCCATACGCAAGCAGACATCGAGCCGACCAAAAAGGCGCTGGGATACGAGCCTAAATTTAGCCTAGAAGATGGCATAAAAGACTACGCGGCCGAGATAAAAAGGATATATGAGGAAGAGATAAATGCGTGA
- the rho gene encoding transcription termination factor Rho, with protein MENNATQPANSTQESQKTTKKHQNSRTHIPVDGHKIEELRTLSLEELIAIANSVGVENPREFRRQDLIFEILKTQTKQGGFILFTGILEITSEGYGFLRSVDANLSDSSNDAYVSNSQIRKFALRVGDIVTGQVREPKDQEKYYALLKIEALNYMPLIEAKERPLFDNLTPLFPTEKLRLEYDPMKLTGRVLDLFTPLGKGQRGLIVAPPRSGKTELMKELAHGIARNHPESHLMVLLVDERPEEVTDMQRCVKGEVFSSTFDLPAMNHVRVAELVIEKAKRLVEMGKDVIILLDSITRLARAYNTVTPPSGKVLTGGVDANALHKPKRFFGAARNIEHGGSLTIIATALIDTGSRMDEVIFEEFKGTGNSEIVLDRNISDRRIYPAINVLKSGTRKEELLQKPDELQKIWAIRSAIATMDDVEALKFLYAKMLKTKDNKELLSILNE; from the coding sequence ATGGAAAATAACGCGACCCAGCCTGCAAATTCCACGCAGGAAAGTCAAAAAACCACGAAAAAACACCAAAACTCGCGCACTCACATCCCTGTCGATGGACACAAAATTGAAGAGCTAAGAACCCTTAGCCTAGAGGAGCTTATCGCTATCGCAAATAGCGTAGGCGTCGAGAATCCGCGCGAATTTCGCAGACAAGATTTGATATTTGAGATCCTAAAAACCCAAACAAAACAAGGCGGATTTATACTTTTCACGGGCATTTTAGAGATCACGAGCGAGGGCTACGGCTTTTTGCGCTCGGTAGACGCAAACCTCAGCGACAGCTCAAACGACGCCTATGTATCAAACTCTCAAATTCGTAAATTTGCCCTGCGCGTGGGCGACATCGTGACGGGTCAAGTACGCGAACCAAAAGATCAGGAAAAATACTACGCCCTGCTAAAAATCGAAGCGCTAAACTATATGCCGCTAATCGAGGCCAAGGAGCGTCCGCTATTTGACAACCTAACCCCACTTTTCCCGACGGAAAAACTCCGCCTAGAATACGACCCGATGAAGCTAACGGGCCGCGTACTCGATCTCTTTACCCCTCTTGGCAAGGGTCAGCGCGGCCTAATCGTCGCTCCACCTAGAAGCGGTAAAACCGAGCTTATGAAAGAGCTAGCCCACGGCATCGCGCGCAACCACCCGGAGTCGCATCTCATGGTCTTGCTCGTAGACGAGCGTCCAGAAGAGGTCACAGACATGCAGCGCTGCGTAAAGGGCGAGGTATTTAGCTCGACGTTTGACCTGCCTGCGATGAACCACGTGCGCGTCGCCGAACTCGTCATCGAAAAGGCAAAACGCCTCGTAGAAATGGGCAAGGACGTCATCATCCTGCTTGATAGCATCACCCGCCTAGCGCGCGCATATAACACGGTAACTCCGCCAAGCGGCAAGGTGCTAACCGGCGGCGTGGACGCAAACGCCCTGCATAAACCTAAGCGCTTTTTCGGCGCGGCGCGAAACATCGAGCATGGCGGTAGCCTCACCATCATCGCTACCGCACTCATAGACACGGGCTCTCGTATGGACGAGGTGATTTTCGAGGAATTTAAAGGTACGGGCAACAGCGAGATCGTACTAGATCGCAACATATCCGACCGCCGAATTTACCCGGCCATCAACGTACTAAAATCAGGCACCAGAAAAGAGGAGCTACTACAAAAACCGGACGAACTGCAAAAGATCTGGGCTATCCGCTCGGCGATCGCGACAATGGACGACGTAGAGGCGCTTAAGTTTTTATACGCCAAGATGCTAAAAACCAAGGATAACAAAGAGTTGCTTTCGATATTAAACGAATAG
- a CDS encoding c-type cytochrome, which produces MKKLIIVSGAAALLAGSLFAADGATLYKKCAACHGPKAEKVYLNKVPALSTLSKEEIAESLKGYKAGTLDKFKSAAMMKPIAKPLSDDDIAALSEYIPTLK; this is translated from the coding sequence ATGAAAAAGCTTATCATTGTTTCAGGTGCAGCCGCATTGCTAGCGGGTAGCCTATTTGCCGCTGACGGCGCAACACTTTACAAAAAATGCGCAGCCTGTCACGGACCGAAAGCCGAAAAAGTGTATCTAAACAAAGTTCCTGCACTTAGCACGCTTTCAAAAGAAGAGATCGCCGAGAGCCTAAAAGGCTATAAAGCTGGCACTCTAGATAAATTTAAAAGCGCAGCTATGATGAAACCTATCGCAAAACCTCTTAGCGACGACGACATCGCAGCTCTATCAGAGTACATCCCTACTCTAAAATAA
- a CDS encoding c-type cytochrome: protein MKIYHIATAVLALNLSLLAADGAAIYKKCSACHGEKADVKYANKVPALTSISKEDRIKALQSYKDGSNNAFGMGKVMHLHAKNLSDEDMAAVSEYIDSLK, encoded by the coding sequence ATGAAAATCTATCACATTGCAACCGCCGTTTTGGCGCTAAATTTATCTCTACTTGCGGCCGACGGCGCAGCTATTTACAAAAAATGCTCAGCCTGTCACGGCGAAAAAGCGGACGTAAAATACGCAAACAAAGTGCCTGCGCTAACTAGCATCAGCAAAGAAGACCGCATAAAAGCGCTACAAAGCTACAAAGACGGCTCAAACAACGCCTTTGGTATGGGCAAGGTCATGCATCTACACGCTAAAAACCTAAGCGACGAGGATATGGCGGCTGTTAGCGAGTATATCGATAGCTTGAAATAA
- a CDS encoding DUF1566 domain-containing protein — protein MKKYIILTLFVCEFFAASEVLNPTCYRDNIKNVVICSDKKLGKLMWQDEIQDFEGTYGQAEEYCKLVNLGGYANWRLPTRIELLSITNKTNINFNANMAFKKRKHGSNKDKLDWLLDFMNYYWSSTKYTAKEDLQKIWVVNFYDGKSSPMEPSSYAFVRCVRQD, from the coding sequence ATGAAAAAATATATTATATTAACTTTATTTGTTTGCGAATTTTTTGCTGCAAGTGAGGTACTAAACCCTACTTGCTACAGAGATAATATAAAAAATGTAGTTATATGTAGCGACAAAAAGCTTGGTAAATTGATGTGGCAAGATGAAATACAAGATTTTGAAGGCACATACGGACAAGCGGAAGAATATTGCAAGTTAGTTAATTTGGGAGGATATGCCAACTGGAGATTACCGACTAGAATTGAGCTTTTAAGTATAACAAATAAGACGAATATAAATTTTAATGCAAATATGGCGTTTAAAAAGAGGAAGCACGGGTCTAATAAAGATAAGCTTGATTGGTTGCTTGATTTTATGAATTATTATTGGAGTTCTACCAAGTATACTGCCAAAGAGGATTTGCAAAAAATATGGGTTGTAAATTTTTATGATGGTAAAAGTAGCCCAATGGAGCCATCTAGTTATGCGTTTGTCCGGTGTGTCAGGCAGGATTGA
- a CDS encoding NAD(P)H-dependent oxidoreductase translates to MKTLVILSHPNLAASRINKALSQVAKAAADVEVRHLEGLYGLDIARIDASSEQDALASAERIVFLYPMYWLNVPPMLKAYIDIVFSHELVGSGALKGKVLQLALSVSTPLSEYSKQGAIGFSLDEILTPLKIAANCCGMDFAVPFISSGFEPGEFGDDAVDAAAARFGKLLRGELSPNEYQI, encoded by the coding sequence ATGAAAACGCTAGTTATCTTATCGCACCCAAATCTTGCCGCCTCGCGCATAAACAAAGCCTTATCTCAGGTAGCAAAGGCCGCAGCGGACGTCGAAGTGCGCCATTTGGAGGGGCTTTACGGCCTAGATATCGCACGCATAGACGCCAGCTCAGAGCAAGACGCGCTAGCGAGTGCCGAACGCATCGTATTTTTGTACCCGATGTACTGGCTAAACGTGCCGCCTATGCTAAAAGCCTATATCGACATCGTCTTTTCGCACGAGCTGGTGGGTTCCGGCGCGCTTAAAGGCAAGGTCTTGCAGCTTGCGCTAAGCGTCAGTACTCCGCTTAGTGAATACTCTAAACAGGGCGCGATCGGCTTTAGCTTGGATGAAATTTTAACGCCGCTTAAGATCGCGGCAAACTGCTGCGGGATGGACTTTGCCGTGCCGTTTATCAGCAGCGGGTTTGAGCCCGGCGAGTTTGGCGACGATGCCGTAGATGCCGCAGCCGCGCGCTTTGGCAAGCTTTTACGAGGAGAGCTAAGTCCTAACGAGTATCAAATTTAG
- the ccoS gene encoding cbb3-type cytochrome oxidase assembly protein CcoS — MSGAVVAMMIGVSTLLGACGLAALLWGLKTRQFDDERKFLDGTKFDDEDALNDAYELELRRKEKGYKPPE, encoded by the coding sequence ATGAGCGGGGCGGTCGTGGCGATGATGATAGGGGTTTCTACGCTACTGGGCGCGTGTGGGCTGGCTGCGCTGCTGTGGGGGCTAAAGACCAGGCAGTTTGACGACGAGCGAAAGTTTTTGGACGGGACGAAATTTGACGACGAAGATGCGCTAAACGACGCCTATGAGCTGGAGCTTCGCCGTAAAGAAAAGGGCTATAAGCCGCCAGAGTGA